The genomic DNA GCCGCCGCTGCCCAGTTTGGTCCGGCTCTGGTGGGGGGCATTATCTGGCGCCGCGGCAATTACATGGGCGCCGTCTGGGGCCTGGCTCTGGGTTTCCTGATGTGGTGCTACACGCTTCTGCTGCCGGCACTCGCGTCCACCGGATGGGTGACCGACACCCTGATCAACCAGGGCCTCTGGGGGTTGAGCTGGACCCGTCCAACGGCCCTGTTCGGGTCGGACCTGGACCAGATCAGCCATGGCATTATCTGGAGTCTCGGGATCAATACCCTGACCTACACCGTCCTGTCGATGCTGACGCGCCAGCGGGTGCGGGAAAAGATCCAGATTGCTTCGTTCTTCCACGATCCTCAACCCAAGGCAGAAACCGCTCAACATCAAAGCTGGCAGGGCGAGATCCTGACCTCGGATCTGCAGGCGCTGACGGACCGGTTCATGGGCGAGGAGCGTTCGGAAACCATTTTCCGCAATTACGAACGCCGCAATGCCATTCGCCTGCATCCGCACCGCCCGGCCTCCGGCCACCTGATGAAGTACATAGAACGCCAGTTAGCCTCGGTGATTGGGGCGTCCACGGCCCGCGTGGTTCTGGAATCGACCCTCACAGGTCGCGACATGCAGATCGAGGACGTCGTCAGCATCGTCGACGAAGCCTCCCAGGCCATGACCTTCAGTCGTGAGCTGTTGCAGTCGGCCATCGAGAACATCAGTCTCGGGGTGTCGGTGGTCAACCACCAGCAGCAACTGGTGGTGTGGAACCATCGTTACCTGGAACTGTTCACCTACCCCAAGGGATTCGTCCGGGTTGGCCGCCCGGTGGAAGACCTGATGCGTTACAACCTGACGAACGCCAACCTGTCTGCCCGACGCATCGATGACATCGTCTCCAACCGCTGCGCCAGCATGCGGGAAGGCAAACCAATGTCCTACGAACGCCAGCGCCCGGACGGCACCGTTCTGAGGGTTGATGGCAGCCCGATTCCGGGTGGCGGCTATGTCACCACTTTCCAGGACATCACAGCCATGCGCCGAACCGAACAGGCGCTGAAAGAGACCAATATCTACCTGGAGCAACGGGTCAAGGAACGAACCCAGGAATTGCAGGTCATCAACGAGCAGATGCTCAAGGCAAAGTCGGTCGCGGAACAGGCAAACCAGAGTAAAACCCGATTCCTGGCCTCGGCCAGTCACGACCTTCTGCAGCCCCTGAACGCGGCTCGCCTGTTTACCTCGGCCCTAGCCGGCAAATCCTCCGATAACGAAACCAAGGATCTGGTTGATCACATCGACAGTTCCCTGGGCGCCGCCGAGGAAATCATCAGTACCCTGCTGGACATCTCCAAACTGGACGCCGGGGCACTGGAACCGGACATTGGCGTTTTTCCCGTTAACGACATCCTTCGCCACCTGGCGACGGACTTTTCCGCCATCGCCAAGGATCAAGGGCTGGACCTGCACGTCGTCCCCAGTTCTGCCTGGGTCCGCTCAGACGCCAAACTGTTGCGTCGGGTGGTGCAGAATTTCCTCTCCAACGCCATACGCTATACGCCCAAAGGAAAAATACTGCTCGGCTGCCGCCGGCTCAAAGGCTATATCCGGATCGATGTGTGGGATACCGGCCCGGGTATTCCGGAAGACCAGGTTGCCCATATCTTTGAAGAGTTCCGGCGCTTTCATGCCGGCCGAGACAAAAAAGGCCTGGGCCTGGGGCTGGCCATTGTCGACCGGATCAGTGGCATGCTCAATCACCCGGTGACCGTGCACTCAATCCAGGGCCGTGGCAGTCTGTTCGGTATCACCGTTCCGATAGCCGCTCCGGAAACGCGCGAGCCCGCCAGTGCCAAACCATCGGCGGGTTCCCGGCGCGTTTCCAGCCTGGGTGGCCTGCACGCGCTGTGTATCGACAACGATCCCGCCATTCTCCAGGGCATGGTGGCGCTATTGGGCAACTGGAAATGCGATGTGACAGCAGCAGAGAGCCTGGACGATGCGTTTGAGAAACTTGATGGTCGTACCCCGGAAATCATTCTGGCCGACTATCAGCTGGACGATAACAAGAACGGCCTGGATGCCATGGACAGGCTTCGCGAAGCGGTCAGCACTGACATTCCGGGCATACTGATAACCGGCTACATGGCGCCTGAGGTTCGCGAAGACGCCGTAAGCCGCGGCTACCATATTCTCTACAAGCCCGTTAAGCCGGCGGCACTCCGAGCCCTGGTCAACAAGTTACTCAAGCAGAAACGGTCATGACGGATCCCAGCAACAAAGCCGGTACATTTGGCAAGCTCAGCTACCTGATCATTGATGACTTCGAGAACTTTCGACTTTCCATGCGTCAGATGCTGCGGAGCTGCGGTGCCGACAATATCGAGCTGGTCGCCAATGCGACACAGGCCATCCAGCTTTGCACCTACAATCACATCGACGTTGTGCTGTGTGACTACAACCTCGGGGAAGGTCGGAATGGCCAGCATGTGCTGGAGGAGCTTCGGCACAAGAAACTGCTCAAGCGATCATCCCTCTTCCTTATGGTGACTGCGGAAACATCGAAACAGATGGTTATGGGCGCCCGGGAAAACCAGCCGGACGGTTACCTGACGAAACCGATCAACCGCGCCTTACTCGAACAGCGGTTGAGCGCCCTGATCGATCAGCGCAATGCCCTGTACCCCATTAACCGGGAGATCGATCGGGAAAACTACCCGGAGGCCATTTCCCTGTGCCTGCAGGCACTTCCCAGGCAGACACGCTACAAGACCTGGTTGATGAAAACCCTCGGCGACCTTTACTACCGTCTTGGCGATCTGGCCCACGCAGCGAAGGTCTATGACGAGGTACTCAGCCAGCGAGAACTGTCGTGGGCCCGACTCGGCCGCAGCAAAGTTCTGCTGGCGAATCGCAGCCATGACCAGGCCGTCGACAGCCTCAAGCAATTGATCATCAATCATCCGGACTACATGGAAGCCTATGATCTGCTGGCCGATGGCCTCGAGCGTCAAGGCAAAATGACCCAGGCCCAGCGGGTACTCGAACAGGCCATCGAACATTCCCCGAATGCGCTGTTACGCCAGCGACACTTGGCAGAGCTGGCCGAGGCCAACCAGGATATGGAAACCGCGTCCGAGGCTTGGCGACGTACCGTTTCGCTCGGTACCCACTCCATCCACGACTGCGCCGAACATCACCTGGCCCTTGGACAGAGCCTCTCTGACCTGAGCGAGGGCGATCGCGAGCCCGAAGGCGTGGATCGCGCCAATGAGGCCATTTCCGTGTTGAGCCGGATGGAGAAACGGTTCTCGGATCGGGAAGACGTGGGATTGCGAAGTCGCATCATTCAATGCCGGGTGCACGCCGGCCAGGGTAACCAGCAAACGGCAGAGAAGCTTCTTGCTGAGATTCGGAACGATATTGAGAGCACAGACACGCTCGATCCCGACACCGGGCTCGATTACGCCAAGACACTGTTCAGAGTCGAGCGGGACAGCGATGCCAAAGCCTTGCTCGCCCAGCTCGCCGAGCGTTTTGCCGACAATGCAGAGGTGAT from Marinobacter arenosus includes the following:
- a CDS encoding hybrid sensor histidine kinase/response regulator yields the protein MISAWLLVLISFTYISILFVIAWAGDKHPGLYRRRLARTHIYALSLAVYFTSWTFYGAVGRATQEGLGFLPIYLGPLLVFLFGAPLLRRIIYISKRNNSTSIADFIASRYGKSQLLAAMIATFALIGSVPYIALQLKAISMGFNVLSETGTGSSELSTVAWNDSAWYITLALAVFTVLFGTRHLESTEHHRGMIQAVAFESLIKLVAFVAVGLFVGYGLYGGFGDLLDRARDADLISTLTTDGLETPAFITQTLVAMLAIICLPRQFHVMVVENTDHRDFEVARWAMPIYLVVASAFVLPIAAAGLLAPEAANVNPDILILQLPIMAGEEWLAILAFLGGGSAAAAMVIVCSVAIATMVSNEIIMPALLKFFRPGMNRRADLSYLLLSIRRVAIFVVLLTAYGFYRMAGEDYSLTAFGLLSFAAAAQFGPALVGGIIWRRGNYMGAVWGLALGFLMWCYTLLLPALASTGWVTDTLINQGLWGLSWTRPTALFGSDLDQISHGIIWSLGINTLTYTVLSMLTRQRVREKIQIASFFHDPQPKAETAQHQSWQGEILTSDLQALTDRFMGEERSETIFRNYERRNAIRLHPHRPASGHLMKYIERQLASVIGASTARVVLESTLTGRDMQIEDVVSIVDEASQAMTFSRELLQSAIENISLGVSVVNHQQQLVVWNHRYLELFTYPKGFVRVGRPVEDLMRYNLTNANLSARRIDDIVSNRCASMREGKPMSYERQRPDGTVLRVDGSPIPGGGYVTTFQDITAMRRTEQALKETNIYLEQRVKERTQELQVINEQMLKAKSVAEQANQSKTRFLASASHDLLQPLNAARLFTSALAGKSSDNETKDLVDHIDSSLGAAEEIISTLLDISKLDAGALEPDIGVFPVNDILRHLATDFSAIAKDQGLDLHVVPSSAWVRSDAKLLRRVVQNFLSNAIRYTPKGKILLGCRRLKGYIRIDVWDTGPGIPEDQVAHIFEEFRRFHAGRDKKGLGLGLAIVDRISGMLNHPVTVHSIQGRGSLFGITVPIAAPETREPASAKPSAGSRRVSSLGGLHALCIDNDPAILQGMVALLGNWKCDVTAAESLDDAFEKLDGRTPEIILADYQLDDNKNGLDAMDRLREAVSTDIPGILITGYMAPEVREDAVSRGYHILYKPVKPAALRALVNKLLKQKRS
- a CDS encoding response regulator; the protein is MTDPSNKAGTFGKLSYLIIDDFENFRLSMRQMLRSCGADNIELVANATQAIQLCTYNHIDVVLCDYNLGEGRNGQHVLEELRHKKLLKRSSLFLMVTAETSKQMVMGARENQPDGYLTKPINRALLEQRLSALIDQRNALYPINREIDRENYPEAISLCLQALPRQTRYKTWLMKTLGDLYYRLGDLAHAAKVYDEVLSQRELSWARLGRSKVLLANRSHDQAVDSLKQLIINHPDYMEAYDLLADGLERQGKMTQAQRVLEQAIEHSPNALLRQRHLAELAEANQDMETASEAWRRTVSLGTHSIHDCAEHHLALGQSLSDLSEGDREPEGVDRANEAISVLSRMEKRFSDREDVGLRSRIIQCRVHAGQGNQQTAEKLLAEIRNDIESTDTLDPDTGLDYAKTLFRVERDSDAKALLAQLAERFADNAEVMQKIENLLDEPVGFRQKLQARTLNRDGIKAFEAGQLAAAADAFTRALAVVPDHAALNLNLVQVLMKEYETDSSNPELLRQCRDCLNRLEGLPQQHRQHRRYQALCRKLEGLTA